Part of the Spinacia oleracea cultivar Varoflay chromosome 5, BTI_SOV_V1, whole genome shotgun sequence genome, ttttacaGTTATTATTAGCACTAAAACGGTTATCCCAAATTACAATTTTTTTGAATGTGACCCCCAATTAGCTagatttcattcatgcaatgaTACAATAACTAGCTAGGTAAAAAAACAGATGAGATTACAAAACATAAATTTCACACACATGAATGTAGCAAATTAAAAGGGAAATGATCAAATGAACATAGAATCCTTAAATCATTAGCATATATGATACGAGTAATAATATAATTGTACATTTATTGGAGGGTATGATACATTTATATTAAGTACTCCACAACTGTAACATAATATTATTTCATAATTAACCGGTCATAGGAGGACGGACGACGAGGCCATGACAATCAACCCAAACCCAAACCCGATCACACCTAAAGTTTTCAATTACTCCAGTTCCATTGAATACAACCGTGGCTTCAATTACATTCGTGTTCTCTTTCTTTATAATTTTAGCTGCCTCCTTCCCTTTTTCTCCGACTAGTTCAGGCCACGTATTCTTCCCTacaaaaaaataacacaattaCTATTATCACCCTAATTGGTTCATCTAACaacatacttcctctgttccgcAATATATGCATCGATCGTTTCTCATTTGTgcactattcatcaatcaactttgacaataattttttcactgttgtgtaagaaaaaacatagtcaagtgagatcttgttaaattcgtattaatgcaaggattccaaatattaactttttataatttttacttatacgcatttagagatattaatgttcaaagaagcGTATTGGCATATGTGCAAATAGAAATGATGCATCCTTCatagaacggaggaagtagtttACGTACTATTGATCAAATACAGTTTTGTAAATCCAACTAGATTAgtaataaatttaaaacatggATTATTACCTGGGCATTCCGATGACATATTTCTCTGCTTCAAAATTCTTCTACTTCTTtgataatttgttaattaattaagttcttGATTTTGCACCTatatatttgatttttatatgtATAAGTTGCGTGGAGTAAAGAAAATGACGTGTTGCCTTAGCTGCCATTGTCAAATTATTAAGCTTgagttatatttttttaactaaTGGGTCAACAATATTACGTACGTATTCGTTAAACAATCGATATTACATTATTACGGACTTGGATATTAGGATATAGTAAACGAatgaataaattaaaggattgatcATGTAAACCACGTTACAATCTCCGCTTCTCAAGGAAAGCAAATCTGTTATGGAAGATTTTACTTGCACTATATATATAACAAAAATACTCTATTGACGAGTCGTCTCTAAACCCCCTATCACGTCGCGGGTTCGGTTTttcgcatatctgatatgtgtggaaacacacatatcaattaaaagacaaatagctaaaagacaaaaaaggaagtaccattcatgtaaaaaatgtaccattctgtaaaaaaaaagtaccatttaatttatttattttgtcctttttcctattttgtcttttgttctgatatgtatttccccatacatatctgatatgtatttgtacttcctcaTCACGTCGCCAATTAAGCTATTGACTTTaaaaagtactccctctgtattttaaaaagatataTATACTTTAACTGAcacataattttagaattttagaagagtgagttgaatttattaaaatatgataaaagtcgggtagtgggtgaattatattatttattatagttaaaAAAATGATGTGAATAAGTGTAGAGATcacaagaaaaaagaaatattaatataattgaaagtgGCCTGGGGGACCaaaatatgtcaaaaaaaaaaaaggaaagtgtatctctcTTTAAAATACAGCCGTTCAAAAAAAGTGTATATCTTTTTAAAATAAGAAGGTTGTAATAAAAACTTAAGAGTCGCTACTTGAGACGACACTCATAAATCATAATCCCATCTTTCTCATTTGAACTAATTTGAAGTGAACTCAGAGCATTCATAACATTCATGTTTAGCTACAAATTCATGAAATATAGAGGTTTATGATCGGGAAAATAAGTGTAGTCTTTAAAAAGGTACCGGATAATTAATATAGATGTACGTACGTGATTGAGTTCTAGGAGCGGAACTCGGAAATTGGATTTGAATATCGTGTACAGTACAGTAATATACAGTAGCGAAGTCACAATGGATCATTATTGGTGGTATATCCCAAACGTAAACAAAAACTATAGAAACTTCTTGTTCTTAATTACAGAGTATTAGTTTTCCTTTGCTATAGACTATAATTGTGTTGAATGACGACAAATTTAAAACCCTGGCTCTGCTACTGCCGGCAATATATATGTACACTAACGCAAATAAAAACACATGCACATAAAAATAgctcaattattattttcaataaacTTTATTGTACATAATGGAAATAGTACATAGAAAGTTTGAAGGGTACATCGATTAATCAAGTAAAACAACGTATTAGTACGTACACATTTGACATATATTAGTAAGCAAACATTCATACAAGTATATGTTTTGCACATATTACAACATTACGGAGTACTACGTATAATTTATGCCCGATCGATCGGCAAGACGTGTAAGTTAACCGATCGTAGGAGTACGAACCACATTGCCGTGACAGTCAACAAATATCCAAACCCGATCACACCTGAAGTCTAGTATAACGGGTGTTCCATCTGGTAGCACGGTCGTCTGAGTAACATTAGGGTTTTCTTCCCTTATAATTTCCGCAGCCCTCTCCCCATTTTCTCCGACTAGTTCTGGCCACGCATTCTTCCCTATAAAATTAACAATGGATTAAGTAGAGGTATCAATAAAATTGTATAAcactaattaaattagaatgaTGAAATGATTTtgctaatttaaataaatactcGATAATTTCATCAGAAATTAAAGCTGGATTAATTAATTACCTGGGCATTCGGATGACATTTTTCTCTGTTTTCTCtcttggtttttttttcttcaattctttgatAATAGATTATTTGGTTTGTATACCTTAAATTCCTGGGTTTtgagggagtatatatatatacaaatatTCTCCGTACTTAATAATAAGTACGTACATAATGCAAAGTTGCGTGTAGTAAATGAAAATTGAGTTAATTAAGCTACCATTTTGTCAAACTTTGAATTCAAATGAAATTCTTGTTATTATACAAGCTTGTAGTTATCTTTACACGttttatttggttaattttttgtttaatttttttttaatattattggtAATAAAAAAGACCATATTGAACCAACACAAGTAATCCGTCAACTCAACTCCATAGATCAATGGTTGAGAGCGGGGGATGTTAAGGGAATCTCACCCCCAAGAATAAAGTGGATGATGTGGCTCGAACTTGGTTAGTTTTCCATCATCTCCACCAAGCAAacttggttcgttttaatttgaTTCTTGTTTAATTAGATAGCTTATACATAATACTTGGTATGTCTCATTTTTAAAAACAGAATAACAAAATATCACTACACGAATTTGTAGATTTAATGACAATCTGATTACGATCGACAGGTCAAAACCccatcgcaaaagcctttttgcGACAGGATTAACAACTAAACAAAGAtaggaacaaccgtcgcaaatgtcttttacgacgggattttccattagcgacggcccccttttatgacgggttcacgacagAAAAtctcgtcattaatcaacgattgttggcctttagcgacgagattttccgtcgttaatggtacaatttcttgtagtgtattaTACGGAAaagaatataaaataaatatgctAATTAATTAAGTTACACCACCTACATATATGGAATATTTACAAGATATTCTCTTTATCAATCATACTCGATCCGTATAATCCTAGTCGTAATTTTATTATTGGATAATCTTTTCTAATAGTGAAGGACGAAGTACTACGTAATTTGTTTGACCACTCCTTAATTCCAAGAGATCAAGAGTCAATAAAATCATTCACCAAATTAGGAACAGATGGAGTAATTGTTTAGCAAGCGTAGGTAAGTTGATTATTTCCGGATCACAAAatcttatttacatggggtgtacgataaatattgtacaccgaatttaaagttaacgtaaaatgcttaaacgttacacttatatatgtaaaagttatttattttttagttataaaatttttgaatttaataaaaaatattttttcaaaattactaataatgtataaaattaattacttAACCCTTTAatatgtttatctatcaacttttgtttaataatataaaagttagagaaaaatgggtaaaagttatgttggtgtaaatttattgtacaccttgtacaTGCAAGACCTTTTATTTTTGGATATCAATGGTAAATTTTCAATTGGCTTATACAAATTGACCAACCCTAAATAGAAGGAAAGTCTAATTACGTCTAAGCTTTTTCATTAAGAAAAAATTACGTACTAGTCCaactgttttttgttttttgttttttgtttttttgttttttgtgatcgacattacaaattacaaatagaGGCGGGAATTTAAACCTGAGACTTATAATTCAAGTAAGGGGACAGACGGAGCAAACACGAAAAGGTTTGAGATTATTTGCTCGCTTTGCAATTCTTGGGTTGTTCACTTGTTCAAATTTTGGACTTTTGACATTTTAAGCAACGTGGATTTGCGCCAAAATTAAATTGGAAGTAATAATTTCAAACCCACCGCATAAAACCAGGGAttaaaaatactccctccattcctttatgTTGTTCCCATAAAGAATGTTggggggtttttaagaaaactgaatctttgtttgtattgggataagagtaatgattgggtgtaagaataatgattgtgtgtaagagattatatatttaaaataaagtaaggagagagaaaatattaaataaataagataaaTGAGAGATATTTCATTAACAAAATAATCAGATTAAAATCGAaccagaaaaagaacaaaattaGAACAACTCTAAATCGAACCACTAAATCGAACCAGAAAATTCGATTTAACATATAaccaaaaaataagaaaatccaacaaaaacccagaaatttaGACTTCAATCAACTCACAAATTCGTGAACAAATTCGAGCACAATTCAACCCATAACTACGAACAtattcaacccagaaaatcaagaaaattcaacccaaatcgaacaaattaaacccagaaaatcgaacaacaaattcaaccagAAAATTgtacaaattcaacccaaattcaacaaaaatcgaGCAAAAATCAACCTAGAAATACgaacaaattcaaccaaaattaaacccagaaattcgagaaagttcaaccaaaatcaacccaaaaatttAGACAAGAAAATCGAGATAATTCAACCCAAATTTAGACCAAAATAAACCCCAAAAAATCGaccaaaatcaaaccaaaattcGAGAACATTCAACCCGAAATTCGacaaaaatttcgacaaaaaGTTCgtccaaaatcaaccaaaaattcgacaaaaattaaaccaaaaactcgaccaaaatcaaccaaaaaaacaacccagaaattcgtcataagttcgcaaaaaaaaaaaaccctaaaaatttgAAACGtgaatacaaaaataaataaatacccaATTGATCTCAATTTCACGATTTTGAggatttagaggtcaaattcgaccatgaaaactctagatctagggttttcgtggtcgaatttcaccatctaaaaCCATAATACGTATTCTACAGCTTTTtcgggtggtggtggcggtggcggagttgtggtggtggcggcggcgaTATTgaacgaggagagagaaaagtgagagaggaaggaggagagagagaaaagtgagaggagGAATATGAAAATGAAGAACATCTTTGATGTTCTTGAGGGTATCAGCAAGAGAAACAGAgaaaggaaggaggagagagaaaagtgaaaggaggttgaagagagagagagaaatcagagaGGTGAGATAGAGTGAAAGTGACGGTAGTGGGGTAGGGTTATGGGGGAtgggaaattaattaaataagggtgGTGGGGAAAAAGGAGGTGgaaaaagggtagaatcttagagttttttggtaaatagtggggaatcttagggtaaattggtaaaaaaactatggccaaaaatagtaaagattcagtaggggaacaacaaaaagaaatgccaaaaaaggaaatgggaacaacaaaaaggaatggagggagtactatgtaccccttccgtatttatttaagggataaacTTGGTCGggtacgggt contains:
- the LOC110782346 gene encoding trypsin/subtilisin inhibitor is translated as MSSECPGKNAWPELVGENGERAAEIIREENPNVTQTTVLPDGTPVILDFRCDRVWIFVDCHGNVVRTPTIG